In Phycisphaerae bacterium, the DNA window AGACTGTGGGGGACGATCTAGGCTTTTGAATACGAGGATGAATCAGCGATTCGCAATGGGAAGACGCCATGCCTCTCAACCCGTCCACCGCCCTTTCCCGCAGAACCGCGCTGCAGATGTCCGAACCCGGCAGCGCCGGGTCCGTGCTGCATATCAGCGAAAGGGAACTCCGCAGAATCGCCCGTGAACGCGGGCCGCGCGGGAGTGCGGCGTGGATCTGGGCGAAGCGCGCGGCATCCGAGCATCTCCTGCGCCTCATCAGGCACATCGACTTTCGGGAGTCGAAGAATACGGAGGCGACAGCCGAGTACGCCGCCATGGACGCCGAAGATCTTGCCGCCATCAACAGGCTGCAATCGTGGGCGAACTGGCGGACCATCCCCCGAAACCTCAGCGGCCGGCTACCCAACCGACCTGTAAGAGTCGTCGATCTTTGCTGCGGCGTGGGGGAATCGACGGCGGTGCTGGCTTGGTACACGCGGCCGGGCTCGACCGTTCTGGGTTTGGAATTGCAACCGGCTTTCGTGGAGCAGGCGCGAGCCGGCACATACATTCACTCAGACGGGCGGCGAGCAGGTGTTGCGTTCCGTGTGCAAAGCGTGCTCGAAACGTTCCGCGACGAGGACGGTGCCACGCTCGAAACGGGCAGTGTCGATCTGGTCCACGCCATCGGAGCGATCGGGCGGCACTTTACCGAGTCGGAATCGGCTGTCATCGCCGACGAGACCGCTCGCGTACTTCGGGAGGGAGGACTGGCCATCCTGGATTGCGGGCCGGACGGAACCTCGGGCAAAGCCCTGTGGAGACTTTTCCGTGACCGGAGATTTGAATATCTCGGGAGAGCAAGGAGCCACCCACTGGAACGGGCCTGGCAGCTCGCCTTTAGGAAAGGCCGCGTTCGCGACGGGTCCTGAGCGGACAGGAAGCCGATACCGAGGCGGCGGAAAATCCTGTTCCAAGGCCGCAAGACCGCGCGGATAGAACAGCGCGGCTCGCCGGGCACGAGAAAATCGTACTAAAGCGCCATCGTCGACTTCGGACGAGGCGATTTCGTTCGCGCTTCCGCCGGGGCGCTGACGGGCGCGTCGGCCATTGCGGCGTGCAGGGCCTGTTCGAGGTCGGCGATGATCTCATCGGCGTTCTCAATCCCGACGGATATGCGAACCAGACCGTCGGAAATATGTCCCCGACGGCGGGCTTCGCGCCCCATGGACGCGTGCGTCATGCTCGCGGGATGCTCGATCAGCGTCTCGACACCGCCAAGACTGACGGCCAGCGTGCAAAGCTTGACGGCATTCATCATTCGCCGACCGGCTTCCAGACCTCCCTTGAGCTCGAAGCTGATGACCGCCCCTCCGCCGGAACTCTGGCGACGTGACACCTCGAACTGCGGGTGCGATTCCAGCCAGGGATAACGGACCCATTCGATGGCGACGTGCTTCTGAAGATACTGCACGACCTTGACGGCATTTTCACAATGGCGCTGCATGCGCACGGCCAGCGTCTTGATGCCACGATGGACGAGGAAAGACTCGAATGGCGGAAGTACACCGCCGAGCCCGTTGAGTACGCCCCGGAACTGACGGTAGCGTTCTTCATCGCGCACGACAATGATGCCGCCAACGACGTCCGCATGCCCGTTAAGGAACTTGGTCATGCTGTGGAGGACAACGTCCACGCCGTAACCGAACGGCTGCTGGAGGATGGGGCTGAGGAAGGTATTGTCCACGACGACGAGTGCGCCGGACGCATGGGCGATGTCCGCGATGGCGGCCAGGTCGCTGACCACCAACGTGGGGTTTCCGGGCGTCTCGACGTAGACGACTTTCGTTTTCGGACGTATGGCATTCTGAACGGCGCCGGTGTCCGAGGTGTCGACGAAGGTCGATTCGATGCCGAAGCGGCTGAGGAAGCTCTCGATCAGCGTGCAGGTCGGACCGTAGACGGCGTCGCTGCACACGACATGGTCGCCTGCAGAAAGGAGCGCGGCGAGCGTGGTGTGAATCGCTGCCATGCCACTGGCACAGGCCAGGGCCTTGTGTCCGCCTTCCAGTGCCGCAACGCAGTTTTCCAGCGCCTCGACCGTAGGATTGCCCATTCTCGAATAGATGTACCCCCGGCCCTTTCCGCTGAACAAGGCGGCGCCGTGATCGGCATCCTCGAAGGCAAAGGTGGACGTAGCATAGATCGGCGGGACGACGGGGAGATGGTCATACTGCCCGATACCGGCGTGTACCGCGCGCGTTTCCTGCGACATTCCGTCCGCCTGCATGATCGATCCTTGATTGGGTGTCTGTACCTGGCACGAAGGTGCGTTAATGGGATCATAGCGCGCTGCGGGCGCACGGACCCCTCACCGCGGGAATACGTTGCAAAACGCGTTCCATTTGAGGCGAGAACTAGGCACAAGACGCCCAGGCCGTGGGAGGGATTCTCAGATCCGGGGGTTCGCTTACCCCAGGTTCGGCCTCCATCGAAGCCCGAACGGCCTGGATGCGCTTCAAGAGGCGGGGAAACTCCGATAATGGCACCGCCTGAGCTCCATCAGACCAGGCCAGGGCCGGGTCTTCGTGAACCTCGACGATCAGGCCGCTCGCTCCGCAGGCCACGGCCGCCAAGCTCAGCGGCTCGACCATGTAACTGGTACCGGCTGCGTGGCTGGGATCGACCAGCACGGGCAGGTGACTCATCCGGCGGATGGCGGGCACGGCCGCCAGATCGAGGGTAAACCGGGAGTGGTCGCAGAAACTGCGAATGCCGCGCTCGCAGAGGATCACGCGGTAGTTGCCGGCGGACATGATGTACTCGGCGGCCATGAAGAGTTCGTCCAGCGTAGCGGCCAGGCCGCGCTTGAGCAGAACGGGCTTGTCGAGTCGCCCGACGAGCTTGAGCAGTGACGTGTTGTGCATGTTGCGGGCGCCGATCTGGACGATGTCCGCCACAGCAGCCATGCTCTCCAGGGAATCCGCGTCCAGCGCTTCGGTGACGATCCGCATGCCGAATCGATCACGGACTTCGGCGAGAATGCGCAGTCCCTCCTCGCCGAGCCCCTGGAAGGCGTAGGGACTCGTGCGCGGCTTATAGGCACCGGCACGGAAGAAACGTACGCCCAAGGTCGCAAGTCGCTCCGCAATCCTTAGCGTGGTCTCCGGCGATTCGACGGAGCATGGACCGGCGATCACGCTCAGAGCCTCCCCACCGATTGCGTCATCGCCCAAAGTGATGACCGTATCCTCCTGGCGGAATTCGCGCGAGACCAGCTTGTATGGCTTGGACACGCGAATGAACTCGCGGATGCCGGGCAGCCCGGCGAGTCCGTCGGTCTCCACCGGGCCGCGATTGCCCGTGATGCACACGGCGGTGCGCTGCGCTCCGGGCATGGGATGAGGTTCGTATCCCATGGTTCGAATGGCCGCGCAGACACGTTCGATCTGGGCATCGGTGGCGTTCTTCTCCATCACGACGAGCATGACAACGGACTCCTGTCACTTACAAAAGAACGGACGAATTCACGAACGGTGGCGTCCATCGCCTCAGGGTCGCCGTGGTGATGCTCAATACGCGCCACCAGGGCACTTCCCACGATCACGCCGTCGGCTCCGGCGTTGGCCAGGCCATGTGCCTGCGCAGGGCTGCTCACGCCGAAACCCACGACGAGCGGCTTTGCCGTGATTGCGCGGAGTTCACTCACGCGTCGGGCAGTGGCATCGTCCAGCCTGGCGCGGGCGCCGGTGGTACCGAAGTGACTCACGACGTAGGTAAACGCCGTGGAGCGATCGATGAGCTTTGCGGCGCGGTCCAGAGGCGTGTTTGGCGCGACGAGTTGGACGATGCCGACGCGCTGCGCCGCGAGGATCTGCTCAAATTCGGCCGACTCTTCCAGAGGCAGGTCGGCAACGACAACGGCGTCCACGCCGCAATCCGCGAGGCGTTGAGCAAAGCGCTCGAGCCCCTGGCGCGCGGCCAGGTTGAAATAGATGAGCAGCCCGATCGGCAGATCGGCACTCGCGCGAAGTCGTTCGATCAGTCGCAGGCAGGCATCGACATCGGCACCGGCGTTGCGGGCTCGCGTCGCGGCGCGCTGAATCGTCGGCCCGTCGGCGATCGGATCGGAGAACGGAATCCCCAGCTCCAGCGCATCGGCGCCTGCGTCGACGGCGGCACGAATCAGCCGCTCGGAGGCAGGCAGATCGGGGTCGCCGAGCACGAGAAACGGAATGAACGCCCCGTCCCGCTGTGAGGAAAAGCGTCTTACAAAACGATTCACGCAGCACCTCCCCGCTCGAGCACCGTTGCCAGATCCTTGTCGCCACGCCCGGAGAGGTTGACGATCACTACCGCGTCGGGGGGCATTGCGTCCGCTTCGCGCATCGCCAGGGCAATGGCATGTGCGGATTCCAATGCTGGGAGGATGCCTTCCTGTTGAGCCAGCAGGTGAAACGCCGCGATCGCTTCGTCGTCACTCACGGGCTGATAAATCACGCGTCCCATGTCGCGAAGATGGGCGTGCTCAGGCCCGACACCAGGGTAGTCGAGCCCTGCCGAAATCGAGTGCGTCTCGGCAATCTGGCCGTCGGCGTCCTGGAGAAACGACGAACTCATTCCATGAAAGACCCCGGCGGCACCCGCTCCCAGTGTCGCGGCATGCCGCCCGGTTTCGATCCCCTCCCCGGCCGCTTCAGCTCCGAAGAGATTCACCTCGTCTTCCAGGAATGCGGCAAACATGCCGATGGCGTTGCTTCCCCCGCCCACGCAGGCGAACACGGCGTCCGGTAGCCGTCCTTCGGCATGAAGGATTTGCTCGCGCGTCTCATCGCCGATGATCCGCTGGAATTGGCGCACGATACTAGGGAAAGGATGCGGTCCGGCGGCGGTTCCGAAGAGATAGTACGTGTCGTCCGCGTGTGTAATCCAGTCGCGCATGGCTTCGTTAATAGCATCTTTGAGTGTTGCGGCACCGCTGCTGACGGCGTGAACCTTCGCCCCGAATAGCTTCATGCGCTGCACGTTGGGCTGCTGGCGCTCGACGTCCACGGCTCCCATGTAGACTTCCACGGGGATGCCGAGAAGCGCCCCGGCCATGGCCGTCGCCACGCCGTGCTGGCCCGCGCCGGTCTCCGCAATAATTCGGCTCTTATCCAGCCGCCGGGCGAGCAGGGCCTGTCCAAGCGTGTTGTTGGTCTTGTGCGCTCCACCGTGCAGGAGGTCCTCGCGCTTGAGGTAGAGCTTCCGTCCGAGGCTCTCCGAGATACGCCGCGCAAGATACAGCGGCGTGGGCCGCCCGGCGTAGTGCGTCAGCAACGCGTCGAGCTCAGCCAGAAATGCCGGGTCGTGCATCGCATCCTCAAACCCGCGCTCGATTTCCACGAGTGGCGCAATGAGCGTTTCCGGCACGAATCTTCCTCCGTACGGCCCGTATCTCGCTTGAAGAATCACGACTGCATCTCCTCGAACAACGCTCTGAGTTTGGCGGCGTCCTTGATTCCGGCTGATTTCTCCACGCGGCTGCATACATCAACGGCATAGGGTCGCAGGGCGGCCGCGGCACGAACGTTGTCGGGCCCGATGCCGCCAGCCAGGATGACGTTGTCCAGCCGCCGCGGCAGGATCGACCAATCGAACGATTCTCCAGTTCCTCCCAGGGTTCCGTTGCGGTAAGCGTCGAGCAGAATGTAGTCTGCGTTCCGATCCTGCACGGCACGCAAGGTGCGCCGATCACGAACCCGCACGGCACGAATCAGGGTTGTGCCGCCGGAAGA includes these proteins:
- a CDS encoding class I SAM-dependent methyltransferase codes for the protein MPLNPSTALSRRTALQMSEPGSAGSVLHISERELRRIARERGPRGSAAWIWAKRAASEHLLRLIRHIDFRESKNTEATAEYAAMDAEDLAAINRLQSWANWRTIPRNLSGRLPNRPVRVVDLCCGVGESTAVLAWYTRPGSTVLGLELQPAFVEQARAGTYIHSDGRRAGVAFRVQSVLETFRDEDGATLETGSVDLVHAIGAIGRHFTESESAVIADETARVLREGGLAILDCGPDGTSGKALWRLFRDRRFEYLGRARSHPLERAWQLAFRKGRVRDGS
- the trpA gene encoding tryptophan synthase subunit alpha, which produces MNRFVRRFSSQRDGAFIPFLVLGDPDLPASERLIRAAVDAGADALELGIPFSDPIADGPTIQRAATRARNAGADVDACLRLIERLRASADLPIGLLIYFNLAARQGLERFAQRLADCGVDAVVVADLPLEESAEFEQILAAQRVGIVQLVAPNTPLDRAAKLIDRSTAFTYVVSHFGTTGARARLDDATARRVSELRAITAKPLVVGFGVSSPAQAHGLANAGADGVIVGSALVARIEHHHGDPEAMDATVREFVRSFVSDRSPLSCSS
- a CDS encoding phosphoribosylanthranilate isomerase, with amino-acid sequence MRVKICGITCEDDAMLAEELGAHFIGLIFARRSPRAVTAKRARRIVAGLTRARAVGVFVEQDVREIRAIVRDVNLHAAQIYRPVRQSSGGTTLIRAVRVRDRRTLRAVQDRNADYILLDAYRNGTLGGTGESFDWSILPRRLDNVILAGGIGPDNVRAAAALRPYAVDVCSRVEKSAGIKDAAKLRALFEEMQS
- the trpB gene encoding tryptophan synthase subunit beta, which produces MQPRGEISRNQGRRQTQSVVRGDAVVILQARYGPYGGRFVPETLIAPLVEIERGFEDAMHDPAFLAELDALLTHYAGRPTPLYLARRISESLGRKLYLKREDLLHGGAHKTNNTLGQALLARRLDKSRIIAETGAGQHGVATAMAGALLGIPVEVYMGAVDVERQQPNVQRMKLFGAKVHAVSSGAATLKDAINEAMRDWITHADDTYYLFGTAAGPHPFPSIVRQFQRIIGDETREQILHAEGRLPDAVFACVGGGSNAIGMFAAFLEDEVNLFGAEAAGEGIETGRHAATLGAGAAGVFHGMSSSFLQDADGQIAETHSISAGLDYPGVGPEHAHLRDMGRVIYQPVSDDEAIAAFHLLAQQEGILPALESAHAIALAMREADAMPPDAVVIVNLSGRGDKDLATVLERGGAA
- a CDS encoding aminotransferase class I/II-fold pyridoxal phosphate-dependent enzyme, which produces MSQETRAVHAGIGQYDHLPVVPPIYATSTFAFEDADHGAALFSGKGRGYIYSRMGNPTVEALENCVAALEGGHKALACASGMAAIHTTLAALLSAGDHVVCSDAVYGPTCTLIESFLSRFGIESTFVDTSDTGAVQNAIRPKTKVVYVETPGNPTLVVSDLAAIADIAHASGALVVVDNTFLSPILQQPFGYGVDVVLHSMTKFLNGHADVVGGIIVVRDEERYRQFRGVLNGLGGVLPPFESFLVHRGIKTLAVRMQRHCENAVKVVQYLQKHVAIEWVRYPWLESHPQFEVSRRQSSGGGAVISFELKGGLEAGRRMMNAVKLCTLAVSLGGVETLIEHPASMTHASMGREARRRGHISDGLVRISVGIENADEIIADLEQALHAAMADAPVSAPAEARTKSPRPKSTMAL
- the aroF gene encoding 3-deoxy-7-phosphoheptulonate synthase, encoding MLVVMEKNATDAQIERVCAAIRTMGYEPHPMPGAQRTAVCITGNRGPVETDGLAGLPGIREFIRVSKPYKLVSREFRQEDTVITLGDDAIGGEALSVIAGPCSVESPETTLRIAERLATLGVRFFRAGAYKPRTSPYAFQGLGEEGLRILAEVRDRFGMRIVTEALDADSLESMAAVADIVQIGARNMHNTSLLKLVGRLDKPVLLKRGLAATLDELFMAAEYIMSAGNYRVILCERGIRSFCDHSRFTLDLAAVPAIRRMSHLPVLVDPSHAAGTSYMVEPLSLAAVACGASGLIVEVHEDPALAWSDGAQAVPLSEFPRLLKRIQAVRASMEAEPGVSEPPDLRIPPTAWASCA